The Sphingobium sp. BYY-5 genome includes a window with the following:
- a CDS encoding MarR family winged helix-turn-helix transcriptional regulator, which yields MAKPIDDLLAEDPTALMRNASLKLTVIARQLRAHFDQSVALLDVTRSQWTVIAAVARYPGSTQRTIASMLEIAEASAGRLIDRLCADGLLERRAKDDDRRAHAVYLTDAGQAITSKLAGIARANEDVAFAGFDHGDLLRFNALLDTISENISKS from the coding sequence ATGGCAAAACCGATCGACGACCTGCTGGCCGAAGACCCAACCGCCCTGATGCGCAATGCGTCACTCAAGCTGACGGTGATCGCGCGGCAATTGCGCGCGCATTTCGATCAGAGCGTGGCCCTATTGGACGTGACGCGATCGCAATGGACGGTGATCGCGGCGGTTGCCCGTTATCCTGGATCGACGCAACGCACGATTGCCAGCATGTTGGAAATTGCCGAAGCTTCCGCTGGCAGGCTGATCGACCGGTTGTGCGCTGACGGCCTGCTCGAACGACGCGCCAAGGATGACGACCGTCGTGCCCATGCCGTTTATCTGACCGACGCGGGCCAGGCGATCACGTCCAAGCTGGCAGGGATCGCGCGGGCCAATGAGGACGTCGCTTTCGCCGGCTTCGACCATGGCGACCTGCTGCGCTTCAACGCGCTGCTGGACACCATCTCCGAGAATATCTCAAAGAGCTGA